The genomic interval CGTCTCCCACATCTCATGAAGATCGACCGAATAGCCCGTCGACTCGAGTTGGGCCTCAATTTCGCCGATCCCAAGTTCGTCCTCTTGGATGATCGTCGCGATTTGGACAGCCTCGTCGAGTGCAATCGCAAGTACGTACGCAAGTGGAAGTAAAATCGTGAGGATAGCAACAGCGACGAGTATCAGTGCCGTCGTCATCGCGCTCAGATACTGCTCGAGGCGGCGCTGGACCGGCATGAGAATGTACGCGAGGACAATGCCGAGCAGCACGTACTGGAGATACGGCAGAATAACGGCAATGCCGAGAAGGGCGCTGATGATGGCGACGATGGTCAGTCCAGTTCGATCCGAAAGCCACTGTCGTGGCCCCATCGCGGATGCGGTCGAAGCCGACTGGGCTGTCTCCCCGGCCCGGGTAGGAACCGGAGACATGGCGGTCGCATCTGCCTCGGCGTCTCCTCCATCGTCAGCAGCAGCTGCATCGCCATCACGTCCGCCATCAGAGTCGGGCCCGCCCATAGGCCGCCTACGACGGCATCACATATTATCCCAGTGAAAGATCACGCCCACTGATGGGAGGCCGGAGTGAGTCGACCCGACGGTCGCAATTAGTCTTTGAGCAACGGCCTCGAGGAGTTGGTGACGACGAGGAGGCTGCTTAGACCCATAGCGATGGCGGCAAAGAGCGGGTTTAGCAGGCCGGTTACGGCCAGCGGGATTGCGATTCCGTTGTAACAGAACGCCCAGCCGATGTTTCCTTTGACACGGCGATCCGTCGCTCGTGCGAGGTCGAACACCGTTTCGACTGACGAGAGGTCGTCGTCGACGAGCGCGACATCGGCTGCATCAGCAGCCATTGCAGTCCCACCGCCAAGTGAGATACCGAGGTCTGCGGCCGCAAGCGCCGGTGCGTCGTTCGTCCCGTCACCCACCATCACCGTCTGGCCAGTTTGCTTGAGTCGCTCGACGGTTTCGGCTTTCCCTTCCGGTGGAACGCCCGCAAACACCTGCGAAACGGCGTCGTGCTCACGGAATCGATCGGCTGCGTTCGCGTCATCACCAGTCAGGACAACGAGTTCGGCATCTGCTGCGATTGCAGAAAGCGTCTCTCCCCAGCCATCGCGCAGTTCGTCGCCGACGACGATCACACCTGTTGCAGTTCCGTTGCGGCCGACCGCAACCGGAACCCGTCCCGTCTCACGGTGGTCATCAATCTGCGTTGTGAGTGCGTCCGAAACCTGCCAGCCAAGCGATCGAAACAGATCTGGATGGCCGACGATGACCTCGTCACCGTCAACAGTGCCCGAAACGCCGTGCCGGTGACTCTCGAACGCCTCGAGGCGGTCGTTGTCGGCCGTTCCGTCACTGTCTTCGTCGCTTGGCTTTGCTCGCGTGGGTGCTGGTTCGACCGTGCCGCCATCGGCAGCCGGCTGTTCGCCATGGCCACGTGCTGCAATCGCCTCGCCGATGGGATGTGCAGATCGGCGCTCGAGCACCGCTGCCTGCTCGAGCAACTCGTCGTCGCAGTCGGTCTCGAGAACAGTCATCTCGCCGGTCGTCAGCGTCCCGGTCTTGTCGAAAACGACCGTGTCCGCGTTTCGAATGCGCTCGAAAACGGTGTCGTCAAAGACGACAATCGAGTGCTCGAGGGCGTCGCGGATGCCAGCGGCGACGGCGAGCGGGGTCGCAAGCCCGAGCGCGCAGGGACAGGAGACGATTAAGACCGTGAGCCCGATCAGCAGTGCATCGTCGATGCTCGTCCCAAGAACGAGGTTGAGCGTCGTGACGACGACCGCGAGGACGAGCACGAGCGGGACGAAGATTGTCGCGAGTTTGTCCGCGAGCTTCTGGATACCGTGGGTGCCGCTCTGGAGGTCCCAGACGAGTTCGGTGATCCGGTCGAGACTGCTCGTCGCGTCCTCGCCGACCCGAATCGTCACTGCGCCGTCGGCCACCATCGAGCCGCCGACGACAACGTCCTCACGGCCTTTCGTCACGGGCAGCGACTCGCCGGTGATGACCGCCTCGTCGACTGCGGCCTCGCCATCGACCACCGTACCGTCGACGGGGATTCGCTCGCCGGTTCGAACGAGCACCTGGTCGCCAGCCGCGAGTTCCTCGAGTGCGACCTCTTCGTGTGTCCCATCCTCGCCGATGCGGCGAGCGTCGTCAACCTGTACGCTCGTCAGGTCCGAGAGGCGTTCGGTCGCCTCGCGTTTGAGCGTAGATTCGTAGTAGCTGCCGACGGAGACGATGACGATGATTGCGACGGTTACGTCGTAGTA from Natronolimnobius sp. AArcel1 carries:
- a CDS encoding cation-translocating P-type ATPase, giving the protein MTADHVDEQCTLCDLPVEGSDVTADGNRFCCVGCRDVYDALGDVEVDVDADAVRRAREDDADDPEIPSDHETTYLEVDGMYCATCEAFIESVATETDGVSAASASYVTETVRIDHNGDAVSQADLEETISQLGYSAYDRDDAFSRRQADDWEMARIAVGVLMGMMVMLQYLVIIYPTYFGAWFYDERTLEFFEATLASELATPFYLMIGALTTIILAVTGKPILQGAYVGIKTRSPNMDLLVAIAAVSAWVYSTLSIAVDGPHIYYDVTVAIIVIVSVGSYYESTLKREATERLSDLTSVQVDDARRIGEDGTHEEVALEELAAGDQVLVRTGERIPVDGTVVDGEAAVDEAVITGESLPVTKGREDVVVGGSMVADGAVTIRVGEDATSSLDRITELVWDLQSGTHGIQKLADKLATIFVPLVLVLAVVVTTLNLVLGTSIDDALLIGLTVLIVSCPCALGLATPLAVAAGIRDALEHSIVVFDDTVFERIRNADTVVFDKTGTLTTGEMTVLETDCDDELLEQAAVLERRSAHPIGEAIAARGHGEQPAADGGTVEPAPTRAKPSDEDSDGTADNDRLEAFESHRHGVSGTVDGDEVIVGHPDLFRSLGWQVSDALTTQIDDHRETGRVPVAVGRNGTATGVIVVGDELRDGWGETLSAIAADAELVVLTGDDANAADRFREHDAVSQVFAGVPPEGKAETVERLKQTGQTVMVGDGTNDAPALAAADLGISLGGGTAMAADAADVALVDDDLSSVETVFDLARATDRRVKGNIGWAFCYNGIAIPLAVTGLLNPLFAAIAMGLSSLLVVTNSSRPLLKD